The sequence AGAAGGATCGTTATCAGCATGAGCGTCTTTCTTCGCGATTTGAGACGGCCGACGATTGCCGCCACCCTAGAGGTTCTTGGGACGGCCATCTGCACACTGACCAGAAGTGGCCACACGCTCTTTAACGCTGCCGAGCCCTTGGCCATGACCCGCGCCGTCGAGAGGCCCGAAAATCAAAGGATCACAACCATGAGTGACAGGCTGCTCGAATCACGTCAAGGCGGTCATCAGCAGCAACCCAATCCCCAGGAGGAAGAGCTGAATCATGAACCAAAACTCTTCGCGGCGCCGTTGCATGCGGTCGTCGACGACCACTCCACGATACGTACTGGACATCAAATACGCGGGATTCCCGATTAGCCGAAGTTCGCCGAAACCCGAGCCCACGAGGAGAGCGAGCGCCAAGAGGGCGATTCCACTTAGCCGAAAGACAAGCACGAGAACTTCGACAAATGTCACCCGCCAGAAGATTGTGGTCACGGCGGCGACAATCGAGTCGACCAGCACGGCGCCGCCAAAGACCTTCAAGCTGCGAACGAAGGCTCGATAGATGCTCCCCATTCGCGGCTGCGATTCATGACACCGGATTCACCGACGGGCGTTGCCGTCTCGCTTCGACCGGGCTCTTCTTCGGACATATAGAAAGGCAATAATCGAAAGGATTACAGCCCCGGCTCCCGTGAGGGTTATCGTCAGCAGCAAGCTGAAGGGGAGACTCGAAGGCGGATTCGTGACTTGGCCGTATGGGGTCATGAGTGGATAGCGGTCCCGAGGGCCGCCTTCGACGAGCATTGGAGCGTCGCCGATCCCGTCGGGCGAGCTGCAGTCATCCTGAAGCTCACCCCGGCACCGGTCTTGCCCGGAATAGTTCGACCAGTAGTTGCCTCCGCTCGGGTATCCGTCATCCCAGGATGACCCGGTGCCGGACAGATCCCTCGCTTGGGCGGCGTTCGAGACGAAATTGTTGTGATAGACCGAGATTCGTGCCGAGGACACGATGGACAAACCGGATCGGTTGTTCCGAGCGATTGAATTCCGAGCAATGACCAAACCATCAGATTCCCAGATCGCGATTCCGTCGCGTCCATCCGAGATTGTGTTGTCGGTAATTGTGCCGTTCTTCGTCTGACCTATCCACAGCCCAAAGTCATGGCCAACCAGGACGTTCCGCGAAATCACGATGGCTGAGAGTTGATACTGCGCGGAGATTCCTATGCCATTCTGTGAGAACTCGTTATTCTCTAGCGTGATGTTGTCGCTCGCTGTCTCAAGGTCAATCCCCCACACATTCCGTAGGAACCTGTTTTCCGTGGCGACCACCGAAGTGGAAAGCAAGATGTGAACTCCATCGGAATTTTGTTCCGCGAGATTGCCCCTCAGCGTCACGTTCGACACGGAGTCGAGATAGAACCCGTTCCAATCACTCGACACCGTGTTGTTAATGAGGAGAAGCCCCATCGATCGCTCCACATGGATCCCGTGAAAATTGTCAGTCGCCGTCGTTGATTCGATTCGAGCATTCGTGACGTTGCATAGCACGACTCCGTCGTTGCTCGAGTTGACACCCGAATGGACGGTCACGTTTCGGATGACAAAGGAGGCGGTGGTGTTTCGCACGAAAATTCCATCGCCTGACGCGGCGGAAATGTCCCAATGTTCGATGATGAAAGGGTCTGCCGGAGCACCTGTTCCCCTCACGACACCATTCGTAGACGAGAAGTTCCTATCG comes from Thermoplasmata archaeon and encodes:
- a CDS encoding NosD domain-containing protein, with translation MPPVSASYPPHLPIHIEGDRNFSSTNGVVRGTGAPADPFIIEHWDISAASGDGIFVRNTTASFVIRNVTVHSGVNSSNDGVVLCNVTNARIESTTATDNFHGIHVERSMGLLLINNTVSSDWNGFYLDSVSNVTLRGNLAEQNSDGVHILLSTSVVATENRFLRNVWGIDLETASDNITLENNEFSQNGIGISAQYQLSAIVISRNVLVGHDFGLWIGQTKNGTITDNTISDGRDGIAIWESDGLVIARNSIARNNRSGLSIVSSARISVYHNNFVSNAAQARDLSGTGSSWDDGYPSGGNYWSNYSGQDRCRGELQDDCSSPDGIGDAPMLVEGGPRDRYPLMTPYGQVTNPPSSLPFSLLLTITLTGAGAVILSIIAFLYVRRRARSKRDGNARR